The Salvelinus fontinalis isolate EN_2023a chromosome 34, ASM2944872v1, whole genome shotgun sequence region caacaacattgcatatgggcacaaacccactgtcgctggaccagacaagactggcaaaaagggctcttcactgacgagtcgcggtattgtctcaccaggagtgatggtcggattcacgtttatcgttgaaggaatgagcgttacaccgaggcctgtactctggagcgggatcgatttggaggtggagggtccgtcatggtctggagcagtgtatcacagcatcatcggactgagcttgttgtcattgcaggcaatctcaacgctgtgcgttacagggaagacatcctcctacctcatgtggtacccttcctgcaggctcattctgacatgaccctccagcatgacaatgtcactagccatactgctcattctgtgtgcgatttcctgcaagacaggaatgtcagtgttctgccatggcaagCGAAGAGCCCGGgtctcaatcctattgagcacatctgggacctgttggatcggatggtgagggctagggccattccccccagaaatgtccgggaacttgcaggtgccttggtggaagagtggggtaacatctcacagcaagaactggcatatctggtgtagtccatgaggaggagatgcactgcagtacttaatgcagctggtggccacaccagatactgactgttactttcgattttgacccccctttgttcagggacacagtatttcatttctgttagtcacatgtctgtggaacttgttccgtttatgtctcagttgttgaatcttatgttcaaatacttacacatgttaagtttgctgaaaataaacgcagttgacagtgagaggacgtttctttgtTGTTTCTGAGTTTAAATGAGCAGTCTTGTGGAAAACTAAAAGTCTAACTTGATGGAGCTTTCTTTTCCCAACACTCACTCCTCCAATAACAAACAACAACTCAAACAAATGTTGAACATTTGACAAAGAACACATTTTTGTTCATTTCAGTCAGTTTCCACTCACAAAATGCAGCAACACAGGTGGTGATTATATACAGGTATTTCACAGTTACATCTGTGTTTACTGTTAGGTACAATGTCCTTTTCATAAAACTATAAAAATGTGATATTATATGATCCAACTCCTAACGGTCCTATCTTGTCATTCTTGGATTTTTGATTGATGTTCACACTTTTCTCCACAGAGTGAGGTACTATCGAAAGAGGTGATGACCAGCACGGACATCCTGCAGAGCTCCTCCACAGAGATCCGAGATGTGAAGAGCACGCTGCAAGCTCTGCAGATTGGGTTCCAGACCTTGTTGAGCATGGTGGGATACTAGAAAATGACAATGTCCCCCGATGCAAAAACAAATTCTGTTGTGTTGAAAAGACCTAATTCGAAACATGCATTAACTTTTAGATGACTTTAGAGTGGGGTGATAAAGCAACACACAAGAAATTACAGAAATAATAACACTTTTTTGCATTCACATTTCTTGCTGTCCACCTGAAATCACATGATGTATCCATACCATATGCATTAAACTCATTGCCTTTCCTTTCGGTCACAGAAAGCATCAGTGGAAGGTAACCTCTTTGAGACAGAGCCGTTACTCCACCATGCCTAATTATCAGATACACGTCACCAGCATGGAGGAACAGTTGGGAAATCTCACGGCTTACATGAAGCGTCAGGGACACGAATTCCAGATGCTGCTGGACATCAAGACCAGGCTGGAGATGGAGATTGCGGAGTACAGGAGACTACTGGAAGGagagggtagtgaggtggggTTAAAATATGAATAAAAGTTTTGAAGCTTTGTTTgtgaatgtttattttttatccatcTCTTCTCTTATTTGTCTATCAGCGGTGGAATGTCCTCCAGCATGACCACGATGGGGAAAGTAGTGAACGGCAGGGATCGTCTGAGGTGGGAAAATGTTTGAAGTGAAATAACATTACAGTAATAAAGGTTTTGATGCCCTCTGGTATTTTAATTGAATTAACTTACTTTGCTCTTATATGTTTTGCAGTAACAGTGGAATGTCCTCATCCACCACAACCACGACCGTGATCACTaggatggaggatagaggggCTAGTCTGGACCTGGAGTGGGAAAACTATTAGGACTTAAAAATGTATGATATGCTGTTGGTTTTGTGGCAGTGCAATATTTAAATGTCATTCATCTCTTTATAACTTATGTGTCTTGTAGTAACATCGGTGGATGATACTCCCCCACAACCAAGACAGTGACCATGGTGGATGGGGAATCAATGTGGTGGGAAAATATTTTAAATGAAATAATTCATTAAACAAAAATTGAAATGAAAAATACAAGCTATAGGTTTGTGACTCACCGTCTCTCCTGTTTGTCTTGCAGCAGTAGCAGCTCCACGGTGGTATCTGTGATAAAGGAGGTGGTTGAGATGGCCTCATGCCATACCGAGTCACACACCGAATGAGGTTCTAGTCATAGCTGGGGTCAACCCAACTAAATCAACTAATAAAGCTATTCTTTATCACTACAACATGAATTCCATTCCTTTTCAAGATAAACCTGTTACATCTTAAACATAAGTGTGAGTTCTTGTGAATCTATTATAAAGGTATAATACTCAAGTAGCATGATATGTGGGTAAAATTCCATTCAAATTCAGCCAAAGATATTGTGAACCTACCAACTATGTCATGCTGGTGGTTGAAGGATAAAAATTATCAAATGACCTTGTCTGTGGTTACTGGTATCTTCATTCTGTATCTCAGAGCAAACATGTCTATAGAGCCATAGCAGTAGAATGTGCAATAATTAAGTGTTGTTATAACTAAGAATTATAGAAACGACCATGAAATCACATGCCAacaggcagtggtgtaaagtaaaattactttaaagtactacttaagaatTTTTTTAGTGTATCTGTACTTTCTATTttagacaacttttacttcaccacattcctaaagaaaataatgtactttttactccaaacattttccctgacacccaaaaatacGTATCAatagaacatccctggttatccctactgcctctgatctggactcacgaaacacacatgctttgtatGTGTTGGAGCatacccctggctatccataaacgTAAAAAACATTAAAATTGTGCCATTTGGTTTGACTAATATGAGCaaattgaaatgatttatacttttacttttgatacttaagtgtatttaaaaccaaatacttttactcaagtagtatttgcctgggtgactttcacttgagtcattttcaactaaggtatctttacttttacacaAACAACAAAGGAGTGAGGTAGTCAGCTTTTCTACAATGAAAATACTACAGTACCCATTTTAACTACATAAATGAATGTCCTATTACATAACAGCTAACTAGTAGTGGAAACATTACTGTAAAATATTACTACCGGTATCTATACTACTTTCTCAGATCTGTACACTTATAATAATGAGCATAGTGGCGATACAGTCAGGGTGCAACATTCGGTCTTGACCTGTTACCAATGCTCCAGTAAAGAGATTCATTTGCCACTCTGGTAGACAAGTTCATAATTCAGGACGAGACAAAAGAAAGGAGAGATTTGGTGTTGCATTAGTTTCTTTAATAATGAATTCCAGTACATGGTTAGGAATTACATGTTATCAATAAGGTTGTACACAATGAGTGATTTTTCTGGAGGAAACTGGAATGGCACTCACTACAACACAGATCAGACGAGATACAAAGTTTTCTATAAGTCCCTTAGTAACTTCACTGATCCCAACATAGACATTTGCATAATAGCAAATCAGTCAAGTTGACCCCCAAAGAACATAACGCAAAAAAGCACAAAATGTATGAAATGTAAGAAAAGTGTAaggaaaaacatatatatatagtatttatatataaaaaaaaggaATAATACTTTGAAGAGGTTAAAGGTATTTAGCTACTATCAGTACTGCGGCTGCTGCTACCACCACTGCTGCTGGAGCTGCTCATGTCTGATCTCTCTCTTTTGTGAATTTGCTCATGTGCTTTGAGATGGCCTGACTGGCTGAAGTTCTTCCCACACTGGAGGCAGGCGAAAGGTCGCTCCCCAGTGTGGATTTGCTGGTGTGCTTTAAGATGTCCCAAACGGCCAAAGCTCTTACCGCACTGTGTGCAGCCGAATGGCCTCACCCCGGAATGTATCTTCTCGTGTGTTTTGAGGACCCCCGAGTTGCTGAATGTCTTCCCGCACTGAGAGCAGCAGTACGGTTTCTCAccagtatgaatctgcaggtggTTGTGGTAGCTCATTTCCTTggtgaagctcttcccacagtgTTGGCAGCAGAAAGGCCTCTCTCCGGTGTGGCTTAGCTGGTGGGCTTTGAGCTCCTTGGACTgactgaagctcttcccacactgaagGCAACAGAAGGGCTTCTCGCCGGTGTGTAGACGCTGGTGTGAGCGGAGGTCATCTGCTTTGGTGAAGCCCTTGGGGCAGTGGGCACAGACGTAGGGTTTCTGACCCGTGTGAATGagctggtgcctcttcaggttcCCTGCCTGGCCGAAGCTCTTGCCGCACTGCGAGCAGGTATAtggcctctctcctgtgtgaatacgCTGGTGTGTTTTGAGGTTCCCCAGAGTGCTGAAATTCTTCCCACACTGGGTGCAAGAGAAAGGCTTCTCACCACTGAGGTTACGAGGTTTGCGTGGGGTTGTGCTATGCCCTTTCGGGCTTGTGTGGCCTGGGCCTTTGCCAGCATGGGTGGACTGCAGCTCGTAGAGGCCTCCTGCGCCAGGGAACTCGTTGTCCAGTCTATGGCCTTCCATGACCCCGTCATGGCTGAGCTTGTTTAGCTCGGTCCGGAGCTCGGCCATGTGGATGGACTCTAGGCTCATCTCTGTCTTGATGTGGTTGGACATCAGGTTGGGCTCATACTCAGTCTTGATGGCCCCGAGCTCAGTGGTGTAATAACACTGCAGGTCGGCGTGCTGTTCCGACCTGATGTAGTCCAGGCTGTCGGACACGTGGGTGATGTAGTCGAACACCAGGCTGGGCTCGTAGTGAGACTTCATAGAATACGAGTCACTCTCGTACTCAGAGCTGTGGAAGCAGTGGAGGTCATGGACGTGGTGCTCAGACTTGATGTAGTCCAACCCACTGATCTCCATCTTGATCTGTTCGTGGCCCAGCTCCGCCGTGCTCAATGGCTGGATCTCTGACAGGTCCACGGTGCGGATGGGGTCCAGGTCGTCTGCAGGCTCAGTCTTCACGCAAGGCAGCATGACCATGGGCTCTGCAATCTCTGCCGCCAGCGTTCCGAGCGTGCTGCAGTCAGACGAGAGCAGGTGGAGGGTTGGCGAGGTGCACTCAGGCCGAAGTGTATCCAGCGGCAGTGAGCCACACTCTGATGCTTGCAGCGTGTCAAGTCCTAGCGTGATgcactctgtctctaactctgccATGGCTGCAGAGTCCTTATGCACCCGTCTCCAGTTAGTCCCGTAATGGATCAGAGAATAGTACTACTTTGCCCTGAAAAGAGCCTTGGCCCACTTGAGTGTCCCTCTGATAGTACAGCTTGTTCTGATGCCAAGCCTTCTTCCTTGGGTTAGGAGCAACACCTATCTTTGAAGCCCCTGGAATGAAAGAAGACACGGGATATGAAATAATTCAGAGTAATACAAAATAAACAGGTCTGTCAACTCATAACATTGGCTTATAATTACACAAATAAAACAAGCACACAGAATACTAAAAAGACAACTACACATTGTTACACTGAATCACAATACCTAGTGGAAAGCAAGCTATATGTATGAGAAACACATACAGATGTGCAATGACAATAGAGATGTGCAAACTTCGAGAACTGTGTTCGTATTTTAACTGTACTGACATTCTAGAAAAATGAAGTAGGCCTTATATTTTTTAAGTTTTAATGATGGCTGGTGAGAAGTTGGCAGCCGAACGTCCTGAAATAGTTTTGGCTACTTCTAACTTCACAACATTCATGCTCATCAATTCGATTACTATACAATAACTCGCCTTGAAATCTAAGTAGCACATGCTACCAGAATTAAGGACTTTAATCTAAGATACAACATGGGTGTTCATGCAATACCTGCATGTTCTGACCAGCTAGGTAGGACGCCAAACCCGCCACGCACATCATGCACTAGTTGGCTGCAAGAATCTGGCGgtgatttttttttctcacccagTTGGTTGAGGATGGCTATAAGCAAGTTATTTGTGTGACATATGAAGCGCTTACAACCAGCAAAAACTTCTCAGAGGGGTGATTTTTTTCACCGGCCAACTCTTTGCATTATTTTTAAAAGGGCATATTTCAGTTTACCAGCTGACTACTATCATACAAAGACAGGGCAAGATGCCAtttctagctaactagctagccagtgGCCATCTTGTTTATCGCTAACGTCGATgctgctaggtagctagctagctttacagATGCGCCTAACTAGCTCGatgacatgtaacgttagctggGAAGGAAAGAAAGTGGGACAgctatactgtactgttactAGCTACTTTTTTAAAAATTAACTTTGAGCGTGCATCCTGGACCAGTGCAGGTAGTACTAGGCAAGTGTCGTTAAACTAAATAAATTGTGTCGAATTACGAAACCTGTGCTGGGccatacacattcacacactg contains the following coding sequences:
- the LOC129832929 gene encoding gastrula zinc finger protein XlCGF57.1-like; the encoded protein is MAELETECITLGLDTLQASECGSLPLDTLRPECTSPTLHLLSSDCSTLGTLAAEIAEPMVMLPCVKTEPADDLDPIRTVDLSEIQPLSTAELGHEQIKMEISGLDYIKSEHHVHDLHCFHSSEYESDSYSMKSHYEPSLVFDYITHVSDSLDYIRSEQHADLQCYYTTELGAIKTEYEPNLMSNHIKTEMSLESIHMAELRTELNKLSHDGVMEGHRLDNEFPGAGGLYELQSTHAGKGPGHTSPKGHSTTPRKPRNLSGEKPFSCTQCGKNFSTLGNLKTHQRIHTGERPYTCSQCGKSFGQAGNLKRHQLIHTGQKPYVCAHCPKGFTKADDLRSHQRLHTGEKPFCCLQCGKSFSQSKELKAHQLSHTGERPFCCQHCGKSFTKEMSYHNHLQIHTGEKPYCCSQCGKTFSNSGVLKTHEKIHSGVRPFGCTQCGKSFGRLGHLKAHQQIHTGERPFACLQCGKNFSQSGHLKAHEQIHKRERSDMSSSSSSGGSSSRSTDSS